The following proteins come from a genomic window of Trifolium pratense cultivar HEN17-A07 linkage group LG4, ARS_RC_1.1, whole genome shotgun sequence:
- the LOC123921300 gene encoding uncharacterized protein LOC123921300: protein MIKKLVCSICADNLLCLLRQWMKRNTILKFVKEQSPVTFAIAAEYVHVSDCPVFVISGSYEGISAKDMWHEIKQVDPFLQLVNDSKLQAVVNTVRQPSKVYGSNEDHEYALNALSSIKLTESQSNESFATMIVQGLEKPVNESSMLKERLPNKFSPDDATGNAYQSGLKDDKHSDMVDIPLFTIDDDIPDSGLGQANAGGQQFSDNLILLSVDDILGSVLETTNHVGRISVSTPCNMPYKEMACHCENLLAGKQQKIFSS from the exons GCAATGGATGAAAAGAAATACAATCCTTAAATTTGTAAAAGAGCAATCTCCCGTCACATTTGCAATTGCTGCAGAATATGTTCATGTCTCAGATTGCCCTGTCTTTGTTATATCGGGTTCTTACGAGGGTATCTCAGCGAAGGACATGTGGCATGAAATTAAACAG GTTGATCCTTTCCTGCAACTGGTTAACGACAGCAAGTTACAAGCTGTTGTTAATACAGTTAGGCAGCCAAGTAAGGTTTACGGATCAAACGAGGATCATGAGTATGCTTTAAATGCACTTTCATCGATCAAACTAACTGAAAGCCAGTCAAATGAATCGTTTGCTACTATGATAGTGCAGGGTCTAGAAAAACCTGTAAAT GAGTCATCCATGTTAAAAGAACGGCTGCCTAATAAATTTTCACCAGATGATGCAACAGGAAATGCTTACCAGTCTGGACTAAAGGACGATAAACATTCTGATATG GTTGATATTCCATTATTTACTATTGATGATGACATTCCAGATTCTGGTTTGGGCCAAGCCAATGCTGGTGGACAACAGTTTTCAGATAATCTAATCCTGCTGAGTGTTGATGACATTTTGGGTTCA GTTTTGGAGACAACAAATCATGTAGGAAGGATTTCTGTTTCAACACCTTGTAACATGCCATATAAAGAAATGGCGTGTCATTGTGAAAACCTCCTAGCGGGTAAACAACAGAAGATTTTCAGTTCATGA